One window from the genome of Vicugna pacos chromosome 21, VicPac4, whole genome shotgun sequence encodes:
- the ANKRD11 gene encoding ankyrin repeat domain-containing protein 11 isoform X1, producing MPKGGSSRTPQQEERSLGPDMVEKQPGKKDKDKVSLTKTPKLDRSDGGKEVRERATKRKLPFTVGANGEQKDSDTEKQGPERKRIKKEPVTRKAGLLFGMGLSGIRAGYPLSERQQVALLMQMTAEESANSPVDTTPKHPSQSTVCPKGTPNSASKTKDKVNKRNERGETRLHRAAIRGDARRIKELISEGADVNVKDFAGWTALHEACNRGYYDVAKQLLAAGAEVNTKGLDDDTPLHDAANNGHYKVVKLLLRYGGNPQQSNRKGETPLKVASSPTMVNLLLGKGTYTSSEESSAESSEEEDAPSFAPSSSADGNNTDSEFEKGLKHKAKNPEPQKTATPVKDEYEFDEDDEQDRVPPVDDKHLLKKEYRKEAKAGSLVSIPKMEVRTHSKGGAVAPKKASHRILSDTSDEEDVAVTVGGGEKLRLSAHAVLPGSKAREPSSSKQQKEKNKVKKKRKKEIKGKEVRFGKRSDKFCSSESESESSESGEEGGDSAGSPGCLKESPLVLKDPSLFSSLSASSTSSHGSSATQKHNPSHTDPHAKHWRTDNWKTISSPAWSEVSSLSDSTRTRLSSESDCSSEGSSLESLKPARKRQEHRRRGGLQGALPDRKNSFHPGVDGAVPKLDKEGKVVKKHKTKHKHRNKEKGLGTAGQELKLKSLAYEYEDPKARPDSDGPAEGRLKAPRHDRDHLKREERLGKAKAEEKEWLFRDEAMKASREEKSLKRARDAGRGCREEKDRSGRAEKERLLKEKSPKEERLRLCREERKKRPKDRPPKPDKRSDFREDRALKEKPFREDRERPKKEKVYREDPAVEEYCNKSQLLESEDTKFSLSDDQQDRWFSDLSDSSFDFRGEDSWDSPVTDYRDMKGESVARLILETVREDGKEKRREGRARDKRGDRKKDRDPLERGSERRREHPEKQKGGPGHPAEKDRRRRESAEGARERKEPSEASKERKDCRAKPEEEPKEHGGEGDFGKSLEPWERQHLAREKEKKCKLEKHKEKCSDKDRGEKPAMERGPRDKECEKCFREKRDARERHKETHGRDRERKASLDAGKDRREKGFPGAAAEDSCDKKEDKKGKEKSWYIADIFTDESEDEDGPPEREAGPRKHAEKPKDRDGRERRREKGAAEGVKDRKEKGLEKHREKKEREPPEKHRDRRERGPAEAAQDRRGRQRPPDKAERRPPAEDKAKSRHRERPEREQGRDRRPSKGADAEKSLLERLEEEALQEFREDSNDKASEVSSDSFTDRGPDPGLGALLDASFPEPPEERARERERHRHSSSSSKKSHERERARRDKPDRKERGDGGQYERDFLDSDAYGASYGSKADTEDDVDKAVELLSAEKKEKNDSERDAAKKVEKELRPFGASAAGLLKEKRRREKHRERWRDGLPRHHREEPKPAARDRDRPRDEGAKLGETKLKEKFKENPEREKGDPVRTSNGGDRPPASRDPGRKDARPREKLLGDGDLMMTSFERMLSQKDLEVEERHRRHKERMRQMEKLRHRPADPKLKDKLRPAEDARRKGLDVPPKKPLGPDPALKDRKLKEPALAAPAAENKPHPGPAVDPRDWLAGPHMKEVLPASPRPDHSRPTGVPTPASVVSCPSYEEAMHTPRTPSCSADDYSDLMFECADPQPVSSTSASACSPSFFDRFSVAASGVSETPGQTPTRPLCTSLYRSVSVDIRRAPEEEFSIGDKLFRQQSVPASSSYNSPGQPLEDKAPGPPGPAEKFSCLSPGYYSPDYSLLSPKADTLHCPPAAVVNVTPSPEGAFSGLQAKSPSSRRDELLAPSMEGALPPDLSIPLDATEDQQATAAIIPPEPSFLEPLDEGPFSTVITEEPVEWAHPAAAEQGLTSGLIGSAPDNPVSWPVGSDLLLKSPQRFPESPHPEPPYPVSPVSYPLPVTEPGLEVKDDTGAAVPASISASEEPPPFAPTSRLEPFFSNCKSLPEAPPDGPPESACATSGAQVEVLGPLESNFLESGHSLSALGQVEPAPWPGAFPASEDDLDLGPFSLPELPLQTKDVSDVETEPVEESPLVPPENTPAGAPPGLPGGDAAAPAAEEQLVLPPDPAATRLPTEPEPGSLEEPKPGILLEAAVEAGALQGRAPEDPDLSSEPTPAPSEPRPLGSRDEEAEGHDSLATPHGMADAPEDGSAQPHVADGAGPQDSVGLERSPGSVQPEAAEPEPKATAEAPKAPRVEEVPQRMTRTRAQMLASQSKQSSPPAEKEPAPAPRAKGRASEEDDPQAQHPRKRRFQRSSQPLTQQMHTSTRQTREVIQQTLAAIVDAIKLDAIEPYHSDRANPYFEYLQIRKKIEEKRKILCYISPQAPQCYAEYVTYTGSYLLDGKPLSKLHIPVIAPPPSLAEPLKELFRQQEAVRGKLRLQHSIEREKLIVSCEQEILRVHCRAARTIANQAVPFSACTMLLDSEVYNMPLESQGDENKSVRDRFNARQFISWLQDVDDKYERMKVCGEQLLSPAGGQASVGPHLEPSSKTCLLMRQQHEAAALNAVQRMEWQLKVQELDPAGHKSLCVNEVPSFYVPMVDVNDDFVLLPA from the exons ATGCCCAAGGGAGGGAGCTCCAGGACACCGCAGCAAGAGGAGCGTTCCCTCGGCCCCGACATGGTGGAGAAGCAGCCCGGGAAAAAG GATAAAGATAAAGTTTCTCTAACCAAGACCCCAAAGCTGGACCGCAGTGATGGcgggaaggaggtgagggagcgaGCGACTAAGCGGAAGCTGCCCTTCACCGTGGGGGCCAATGGAGAGCAGAAGGACTCGGACACAG AGAAGCAGGGTCCCGAGCGGAAGAGGATTAAGAAAGAGCCCGTCACCCGCAAGGCCGGGCTGCTGTTCGGCATGGGGCTGTCTGGGATCCGCGCTGGCTACCCGCTCTCCGAGCGCCAGCAGGTGGCGCTCCTCATGCAGATGACGGCTGAGGAGTCAGCCAACAGCCCAG TAGACACCACACCAAAGCACCCCTCCCAGTCGACCGTGTGTCCAAAGGGGACGCCCAACTCTGCCTCCAAAACCAAAGATAAAGTGAACAAGAGGAACGAGCGTGGAGAGACGCGCCTGCACCGGGCGGCCATTCGGGGGGACGCGCGGCGCATCAAGGAGCTCATCAGCGAGGGTGCGGACGTCAACGTCAAGGACTTTGCGG GCTGGACTGCGCTGCACGAGGCCTGTAACCGGGGCTACTACGACGTGGCGAAGCAGCTGCTGGCCGCGGGCGCGGAGGTGAACACCAAGGGCCTGGACGATGACACGCCCTTGCACGACGCGGCCAACAACGGGCACTACAAG GTGGTGAAGCTGCTGCTCCGGTACGGGGGGAACCCTCAGCAGAGCAACAGGAAAGGCGAGACGCCGCTGAAGGTGGCCAGCTCCCCAACCATGGTGAACCTGCTGCTGGGCAAGGGCACCTACACGTCCAGCGAGGAGAGCTCGGCCG AGAGCTCAGAGGAGGAGGACGCCCCGTCCTTcgcaccttccagctctgccgaCGGCAACAACACGGACTCCGAGTTCGAGAAGGGCCTCAAGCACAAGGCTAAGAACCCGGAGCCCCAGAAGACAGCGACCCCTGTGAAGGACGAGTACGAGTTTGACGAGGACGACGAGCAGGACCGGGTCCCCCCCGTGGACGACAAGCATCTGCTGAAGAAGGAGTACCGCAAGGAGGCCAAGGCCGGCAGCCTCGTCTCTATCCCCAAGATGGAGGTGAGGACGCATAGCAAGGGTGGCGCTGTCGCGCCCAAGAAGGCTTCTCACCGCATTCTGTCGGACACATCGGACGAGGAGGACGTTGCCGTCACCGTGGGCGGTGGGGAGAAGCTGCGGCTCTCAGCTCATGCGGTCCTGCCCGGCAGCAAGGCGCGGGAGCCTTCCAGCTCcaaacagcagaaggaaaaaaataaagtgaaaaagaagcggaagaaagaaataaaaggcaaagaaGTGCGGTTTGGGAAGAGGAGCGACAAGTTCTGCTCGTCCGAGTCGGAGAGCGAGTCCTCGGAGAGCGGCGAGGAGGGCGGGGACTCGGCGGGGAGCCCCGGCTGCCTCAAGGAGTCCCCGTTGGTGTTGAAGGACCCCTCCTTGTTCAGCTCCCtgtccgcctcctccacctcgtccCACGGCAGCTCCGCCACCCAGAAGCATAACCCCAGCCACACGGACCCCCATGCCAAGCACTGGCGGACGGACAATTGGAAAACCATCTCTTCTCCCGCCTGGTCCGAGGTCAGCTCCTTGTCAGACTCCACGAGGACGAGACTGAGCAGCGAGTCTGACTGCTCCTCCGAGGGCTCCAGCTTGGAGTCGCTGAAGCCGGCCCGGAAGCGGCAGGAGCACAGGAGGAGGGGCGGCCTGCAGGGCGCTCTGCCCGACAGGAAGAACTCCTTCCACCCCGGCGTGGACGGCGCTGTCCCCAAGCTGGACAAGGAAGGCAAAGTCGTCAAGAAACACAAGACAAAACACAAACACAGGAACAAGGAGAAGGGGCTGGGCACAGCTGGCCAGGAGCTGAAGCTGAAGAGCCTCGCCTACGAGTACGAGGACCCCAAGGCGAGGCCGGACAGCGACGGGCCCGCGGAGGGCAGGCTGAAGGCGCCACGGCACGACCGCGACCACCtcaagagagaggagaggctcGGCAAGGCGAAGGCGGAGGAGAAGGAGTGGCTCTTCAGAGACGAGGCGATGAAGGCCTCCAGGGAGGAGAAGTCCCTCAAGAGAGCCCGCGATGCGGGCAGGGGCTGCCGGGAGGAGAAGGACCGCTCGGGCAGGGCTGAGAAGGAGAGGCTGCTGAAGGAGAAGTCTCCCAAGGAGGAGAGGCTGAGGCTCTGCAGGGAGGAGCGGAAGAAGAGGCCCAAGGACAGGCCCCCGAAGCCGGACAAGAGGAGTGACTTCAGAGAAGACAGAGCGTTGAAAGAGAAGCCTTTcagggaagacagagagagacccAAAAAAGAGAAGGTGTACAGGGAAGACCCTGCTGTGGAGGAGTATTGCAACAAAAGCCAGCTTCTGGagagcgaggacaccaagttcagcCTCTCCGATGACCAGCAGGATCGGTGGTTCTCTGACTTGTCCGATTCATCCTTCGACTTCAGAGGGGAGGACAGCTGGGACTCCCCGGTGACGGACTACAGGGACATGAAGGGCGAGTCTGTGGCCAGGCTGATCCTGGAGACGGTGCGGGAGGACGGCAAGGAGAAGAGGCGGGAGGGCCGGGCACGGGACAAGCGGGGTGACAGGAAGAAGGACCGGGACCCCCTGGAGCGGGGATCCGAGCGGCGGCGGGAGCACCCCGAGAAGCAGAAGGGCGGGCCCGGCCACCCGGCGGAGAAGGACAGGAGGCGACGGGAGTCCGCAGAGGGCGCACGGGAGCGGAAGGAGCCGTCTGAGGCCAGCAAGGAGCGCAAGGACTGCCGTGCCAAGCCGGAGGAGGAGCCCAAGGAGCACGGCGGCGAGGGCGACTTCGGGAAGAGCCTGGAGCCCTGGGAGAGGCAGCACCTGGCgcgggagaaggagaagaagtgCAAACTGGAGAAGCACAAGGAGAAGTGCAGCGACAAGGACAGGGGCGAGAAGCCCGCCATGGAGAGGGGCCCGAGGGACAAGGAGTGCGAGAAGTGCTTCAGAGAGAAGAGGGACGCCAGGGAGAGGCACAAGGAGACACACGGCAGAGACAGGGAGAGGAAGGCATCTCTGGACGCAGGGAAGGACAGGCGAGAGAAGGGCTTCCCCGGGGCTGCCGCGGAAGACTCGTGCGACAAGAAGGAGGACAAGAAGGGCAAGGAGAAGAGCTGGTACATCGCCGACATCTTCACGGATGAGAGCGAGGACGAGGACGGCCCCCCGGAGAGGGAGGCGGGGCCGCGGAAGCACGCGGAGAAGCCGAAGGACCGGGACGGCCGGGAGAGGCGGCGGGAGAAGGGGGCCGCGGAAGGCGTGAAGGACAGGAAGGAGAAGGGCCTGGAGAAGCACAGGGAGAAGAAGGAGCGGGAGCCACCAGAGAAGCACAGGGACAGGAGGGAGCGCGGCCCCGCGGAGGCAGCGCAGGACAGGAGGGGCAGGCAGCGGCCGCCTGACAAGGCGGAGCGGCGGCCCCCCGCCGAGGACAAGGCCAAGAGCAGGCACCGAGAGAGGCCGGAGCGAGAGCAGGGccgggacaggaggccgtccaAGGGTGCCGACGCAGAGAAGAGCCTGCTGGAGCGGCTGGAGGAGGAGGCGCTGCAGGAGTTCCGGGAGGACTCCAACGACAAGGCCAGCGAGGTGTCTTCCGACAGCTTCACCGACCGTGGGCCAGACCCGGGGCTGGGCGCCCTCCTGGACGCGTCCTTTCCGGAGCCCCCGGAGGAGCGGGCCCGGGAGCGGGAGCGGCACCGGcactcctcgtcctcctccaagAAGAGCCACGAGCGAGAGAGGGCCCGGAGAGACAAGCCCGACCGGAAGGAGCGGGGCGACGGCGGCCAGTACGAGCGGGACTTTCTGGACTCTGACGCGTACGGCGCCTCCTACGGCTCGAAGGCCGACACGGAGGATGACGTGGATAAAGCCGTCGAGCTGCTCTCCGCCgaaaagaaggagaagaatgACTCCGAGAGAGACGCTGCCAAGAAGGTGGAGAAGGAGCTGCGGCCCTTCGGGGCGAGCGCCGCCGGCCTCCTGAAGGAGAAGCGGAGGCGGGAAAAGCACCGGGAGAGGTGGCGGGACGGGCTCCCCAGGCACCACCGGGAGGAGCCGAAGCCCGCCGCCCGGGACAGGGACCGGCCCCGGGACGAGGGCGCCAAGCTCGGTGAGACCAAGCTGAAGGAGAAGTTCAAGGAGAACCCTGAGAGGGAGAAGGGCGACCCCGTGAGGACCAGCAACGGCGGCGACAGGCCCCCCGCCTCCAGGGACCCAGGCAGGAAGGATGCCAGGCCCCGGGAGAAGCTGCTGGGGGATGGCGACCTGATGATGACTAGCTTTGAGAGGATGCTGTCCCAGAAGGACCTGGAGGTGGAGGAGCGGCACAGGCGGCACAAGGAGAGGATGCGGCAGATGGAGAAGCTGCGGCACAGGCCCGCGGACCCCAAGCTCAAGGACAAGCTGCGGCCGGCTGAGGACGCACGCAGGAAGGGTCTGGACGTCCCGCCCAAGAAGCCGCTGGGGCCAGACCCTGCCCTGAAGGACAGAAAGCTCAAGGAGCCGGCTCTTGCCGCGCCTGCCGCTGAGAACAAGCCACACCCGGGCCCGGCCGTGGACCCCCGAGACTGGTTGGCGGGACCCCACATGAAGGAGGTCCTGCCTGCTTCTCCCCGGCCCGACCACAGCCGGCCCACCGGGGTCCCCACGCCCGCCTCGGTGGTGTCCTGCCCCAGCTACGAGGAGGCCATGCACACGCCCCGGACCCCGTCCTGCAGCGCTGACGACTACTCTGACCTCATGTTCGAGTGCGCGGACCCCCAGCCCGTCTCCAGCACGTCCGCCAGCGCCTGCTCGCCCTCCTTCTTTGACAGGTTCTCCGTGGCTGCGAGCGGCGTGTCGGAAACCCCAGGCCAGACGCCCACGAGGCCGTTGTGCACAAGCCTCTACCGCTCAGTGTCCGTGGACATCAGGAGGGCCCCCGAGGAGGAATTCAGCATCGGGGACAAGCTGTTCCGACAGCAGAGTGTCCCCGCCTCATCCAGCTACAACTCCCCAGGGCAGCCCCTGGAAGACAAGGCCCCGGGCCCCCCAGGACCCGCCGAGAAATTCAGCTGCCTGTCCCCTGGGTATTATTCCCCCGACTACAGCCTTCTCTCCCCCAAAGCAGATACCCTGCACTGTCCCCCTGCAGCTGTGGTCAACGTTACCCCCTCCCCAGAGGGCGCCTTCTCTGGTTTACAAGCAAAGTCCCCCTCTTCACGCAGGGATGAGCTTTTGGCCCCGTCCATGGAGGGGGCCCTCCCCCCGGACCTCAGCATTCCCCTGGACGCCACGGAGGACCAGCAGGCCACTGCGGCCATCATCCCCCCGGAGCCCAGCTTCTTGGAGCCCCTGGACGAGGGCCCCTTCAGCACGGTCATCACGGAGGAGCCAGTCGAGTGGGCACACCCTGCTGCCGCGGAGCAGGGCCTCACCTCCGGCCTAATCGGGAGCGCCCCCGACAACCCTGTCAGCTGGCCCGTGGGGTCAGACCTTCTGCTGAAGTCTCCACAGAGGTTTCCGGAGTCCCCACACCCAGAGCCCCCTTACCCAGTGTCCCCCGTCTCCTACCCACTGCCGGTCACTGAGCCAGGACTCGAAGTCAAAGACGACACGGGGGCGGCAGTCCCGGCCTCCATCTCTGCTTCGGAAGAGCCACCCCCTTTCGCCCCCACCTCCAGGTTGGAACCCTTCTTTAGTAACTGCAAGTCCCTTCCAGAAGCGCCCCCCGACGGCCCCCCCGAGTCCGCGTGTGCGACCAGCGGGGCTCAGGTGGAGGTGCTGGGCCCCCTGGAGAGTAACTTCCTGGAGAGCGGTCACAGCCTCTCTGCCCTCGGCCAGGTGGAGCCGGCGCCCTGGCCCGGtgccttccctgcctctgagGACGACCTCGACCTGGGGCCTTTCTCACTGCCAGAGCTTCCCCTCCAGACTAAGGATGTTTCTGATGTTGAAACAGAGCCTGTAGAAGAGAGTCCTCTTGTTCCTCCAGAAAATACCCCTGCAGGGGcacccccaggcctccctggtggGGATGCTGCTGCGCCAGCCGCTGAGGAACAGCTCGTGCTGCCTCCTGATCCGGCAGCTACCCGGCTCCCCACAGAGCCCGAACCGGGGTCCCTGGAGGAGCCAAAGCCGGGCATCCTGCTGGAGGCTGCAGTGGAGGCAGGCGCATTGCAGGGGAGGGCCCCCGAGGACCCCGACCTGAGCTCAGAGCCCACGCCGGCCCCCTCGGAACCACGTCCACTGGGGAGCAGAGATGAGGAGGCCGAGGGCCACGACTCCTTGGCCACCCCCCATGGCATGGCCGACGCCCCCGAGGATGGCTCTGCACAGCCACACGTGGCCGACGGGGCTGGCCCCCAGGACAGTGTGGGGCTGGAGAGGTCTCCGGGCAGCGTCCAGCCTGAAGCTGCAGAACCCGAACCTAAAGCCACCGCCGAAGCCCCAAAGGCACCCAGAGTGGAGGAGGTCCCCCAGCGCATGACCCGGACCCGGGCGCAGATGCTGGCCAGCCAGAGCAAGCAGAGTTCACCGCCCGCCGAGAAGGAGCCGGCGCCTGCACCCAGGGCCAAGGGCCGCGCCTCCGAGGAGGACgacccccaggcccagcacccGCGCAAACGCCGCTTCCAGCGCTCCAGCCAGCCGCTGACGCAGCAGATGCACACATCCACGCGGCAGACGCGGGAGGTCATCCAGCAGACGCTGGCCGCCATCGTGGATGCCATCAAGCTGGACGCCATCGAGCCGTACCACAGCGACAGGGCCAACCCGTACTTCGAGTACCTGCAGATCCGAAAGAAGATCGAGGAGAAGCGCAAGATCCTCTGCTACATCAGCCCGCAGGCGCCCCAGTGCTACGCCGAGTACGTCACCTACACCGGCTCCTACCTCCTGGACGGCAAGCCGCTCAGCAAGCTGCACATCCCTGTG ATTGCACCGCCCCCCTCCCTGGCGGAGCCCCTGAAGGAGCTGTTCAGGCAGCAGGAGGCCGTGCGGGGGAAGCTGCGGCTGCAGCACAGCATCGAGCGG GAGAAGCTCATCGTCTCCTGCGAACAGGAGATCCTGCGGGTTCACTGCCGGGCGGCGAGGACCATCGCGAACCAGGCGGTGCCGTTCAGCGCCTGCACCATGCTGCTGGACTCGGAGGTCTACAACATGCCTCTGGAGAGCCAG GGCGACGAGAACAAGTCGGTGCGGGACCGCTTCAACGCCCGCCAGTTCATCTCGTGGCTGCAAGACGTGGACGACAAGTACGAGCGCATGAAG GTGTGCGGGGAGCAGCTCCTGTCACCAGCTGGCGGTCAGGCCTCTGTGGGACCCCACCTTGAGCCCTCCTCAAAG